The genomic stretch ATTCTATCTTTTAAAGAATTTTTACAGTTTGCTTATATTAAATATGACAATGAATTAATATTATCTAGTTTCATTGTAAATTTAGCTTTTTATATAGGAATTTATTTTAGAAATTTTTATGTGTTATTAATTTTATTTATTTTTATCTGTTTAAGATATTATAAAAGAACTTTTATAATCTTTGCTTTTTTCATAACAAGTTATTTGATAGGAAGTATAAGCTATATAGATGATTTAAACTTTATAATAAATTATTTAATTTTAATAGAATTAAATGATGTGTTCCAATATATAAGCGGAAATATATTTGGTGAAAGAAAAATTACACCTAATATCAGTCCAAATAAAACAGTTGAAGGGCTTATTGGTGGAATAATACTTACTACTTTAACTGCATCTCTATTAAAATATTTTGCTAATATAGATTTTCAAGTGAAATTTATACCTTATATCTGTCTAATTGGTTTCCTTGGAGATATTTTTATTTCTGCTTTAAAAAGAAGAGTCAATTTAAAGGATTCTGGAAACTTACTTTTAGGACATGGAGGAATATTAGATAGGGTTGATAGTTTAATTTTTACAGCACCTTTAATATTATTAATTTTCAAATTATAATTTATTGCTTTTGATTTGTCTGTAATATATAATATATTTACATATTATTTTTAATTAATGGAGGGATAAAAGTGAGAGATAAAAAAAGTATTTTTGAAGAAATGGAAAATGATATTATGAAGTCAAATGTTCCTGAAAAAGATAAAATTAAAATGATGAAAAATCTTTCTAATTTAAAAGAGCAAAAAATAAATCTTATGATAACAGGAGGAACAGGCTCTGGAAAAAGTTCAACAATTAATGCTTTATTTGATATAGAAGTTGCTAAGGTTGGAATTGGGGTAAAGCCAGAAACTAAGAAAATTACTCGTTATGACCTAGATAATCTTATATTATGGGATACTCCTGGCTTAGGTGATGGAAAAGAAGCTGATGCTAGATATACAAAAGATATCATTAATAAATTACTTGAAAAAGATCAAAAAGGAAACTTTTTAATAGATTTAGTACTAGTTATCTTAGAAGGGAGTTCAAGAGACTTGGTACTTCTTATAATTTAATCAACGAAGTTATTATTCCAAATCTTGGTGAAGATAAAAAAAATAGAATCCTTGTTGCTATTAACCAAGCTGATGTAGCAATGAAAGGTAGATATTGGAATTATAAAGAAAATAAACCTGAATCTGAATTAGTTGAATTTCTTGATGAGAAAGTTAAATCAGTCAGTAGACGTATAAAAGAAGGTACTGGTTTGGATGTTACTCCAATTTATTATAGTGCTGGTTTTAAAGAAGATGGAATAAAACAAAATCCTTATAATCTTTCAAAATTACTTTACTATATAATAAGGCATACTCCTAAAGAAAAGAGAGCTTCATATGCACAGAATATAAATCAAAATGCTGAAATGTGGATAGATAGTGATGGATTAAAAAATTATAAAAAAGGAATATTTGATGAATTAAGTGATGCTATTTCAGAAGGGATTTTTAATGGTGTTTATTATGGTGGAGAAATAGGAAGTCTTTTAGGAAAACCAGGTGAAGTAGTTGGAAAAGCTGTTGGAGCAGCTGTGGGTAGTGTTTGTGGATTTTTAGGTGGTGTTTGGAATTCAATTTTTGATTAATCATAGATATATTTTGTATATTAAGGGAATAAAATAAATGGATGATATAAAGTTCAATACCTATAGAGAAAATGATATAAATAAAAAAATTACTTGTATAGGAGTAAGACCTTTAGATATTATGATAACTGGTATAACTGGTGCTGGAAAGTCAACTACATTAAATGCTTTTTTTCAAAAAACTGTTGCTATAGTTGGAGATGGTGTTGATCCTGAAACTATGGAATTAGATGCTTATGCTTTAAATAATTATTTTAGAATTTGGGATACTCCTGGTTTAGGTGATGGTATAGAAATAGATAAAATTCATAAAAAAAAGATAACTGATCTTCTTCATAAAATGTATTTTGTAAATGAGCATATGTATGCATTTATTGATTTAGTTATAGTAATTATAGAAGGTTCTACTAGAGATATGGGAACAACCTATACTCTACTAAATGAAATAATTATTCCCAATATTCAAAAAGACAGAATATTGGTAATTATAAATCAGGCTGACATTGCAATGAAAGGTTATTATTGGGATAATATTACAAAAAGTCCTGATCCGCAATTAATATCTTTTTTAAATGAGAAAGCTATTTCTGTAAAAGAACGTGTAAAAGAAGCAACTGGAGTTGATATATTTACACCAGTTTATTATTCAGCTGAATATAATTGGAATGTTAAAGCAGTTTTTGATTTTATTATTGACAATATGCCACTTGAGAAAAGAAAATTATATTCAAAAGAAAAAAATATTAATATTATGATAACAGGAGCAACTGGCTGTGGAAAAAGTTCAACAATCAATGCTTTATTTGATCTAGATATTGCTAAGGTTGGAAGTGGTATAAATCTAGTAACTACGACAATTAATCATTATGACCTAGATAATCTTATATTATGGGATACTCCTGGCTTAGGTGATGGAAAAGAAGCTGATGCTAGATATACAAAAAATATCATTAATAAATTACTCGAAAAAGATGAAAAAGGAAACTTTTTAATAGATTTAGTCTTAGTTATCTTAGATGGAAGTTCAAGAGATCTTAGTATCTCTTATGAACTTATTAATAATGTTATTATTCCAAATCTTGGTGAAAATAAAAAGAATAGAATTCTTGTTGCTATTAACCAAGCTGATATGGCAATGAAAGGTAGAAATTGGAATTATAAAGAAAATAAACCTGAACCTAAATTAGTTGAATTTCTTGATGAGAAAGTTAAATTAGTTAGTAAAAGGATAAAAGAAGCTACAGGTTTAGATATCACTCCTATTTATTATAGTGCTGGTTTTAAAGAAGATGGAATAAAACAAAATCCTTATAATCTTTCAAAATTACTTTACTATATAATAAAGCATACTCCTAAAGAAAAGAGAACTTCATATGCACAGAATATAAATCAAAATACTGAAATGTGGATAGATAGTGATGGGTTAAAAAATTATAAAGAAGGAGTATTTGATTAATAGAATACTAGATAATATTTATTATGATGAAGAAATAAGAAGTCTTTTAGCGAAAGTTGTTGCTTTAGTTGGAGATATTTTTTCTTTCTAAAACTATAAGAATTAATCCTTATTTTAGATTATTCCATCTTATGGAATAATTTAGGTTTAGGTGATAATTATAAATAAAAAAAGAAATTTCTTAGTAGATTTAGTATTAGTTGTTTTTTAAATATATGTTTAACATAACTTAGTACTTCTTGTGAACTTATTAATAATATTGTTATTCTAAATCTTGCTGAAGATAAAAGAACAGAATTCTTTTGCTATTAACAACAATGAAAGATAAAAATTAGAATTTAAAGAAGTCTTTGATTTCATTATTGAGCATCTACCTACAGATAAGAGAAAATTTATAAAATGATAAATATTTATTAAAATCAATGGAGGTTTATAGTGGAAAAAAATATTTTAGATAAAATGGAAGAAAATATAGATAAAACTGATATTAATGAAACTGAAAAAAATGAGTTAAAAAAAAATTTTTTACATTTAAAAGAACAAAAACTAAATCTTATGATAACTGGTGCAACTGGTGCAGGTAAGAGTTCAACAATTAATGCTTTATTTAATATGGAAGTTGCCAAAGTTGGTGTAACTTCAGATCCAGAAACAATGGAAATAACTAATTATACTCTAGGAAATCTTGTTTTATGGGATACTCCTGGTTTAGGTGATGGAAAAGAAGCTGATGCTAAACATACGAAAAATATCATTAATAAATTACTTGAAAAAGATGAAAAAGGAAACTTATTAATAGATTTAGTATTAGTTATTTTAGATGGTAGTTCAAGAGATCTTGGTACCTCTTATGAACTTATTAATAATGTTATTATCCCTAACCTTGGAGAAGATAAAAATAGAGTTCTTATAGCTATAAATCAAGCTGATATTGCTATGAAAGGTAGATATTGGAATCATGAAGAAAATAAGCCTGAACCTGAGTTAGTTGAATTTCTTGAACAAAAAGTAAAATCAGTTCATGAACGTATAAAAGAAGGAACGGGTTTAGATATTACCCCAATTTATTATAGTGCTGGTTTTAAAGAAGAAGGTGGTTCTCAAGAAAAACCATATAATCTTTCAAAATTACTTTATTATATAATAAGACTAACACCTAAGAATAAAAGATTACCTTATATAGAAAATATAAATAAAAATCCTGCTATGTGGGAAGATGATGATAACTTAAAAAATTATAAAAAGGATATCATTTCAGAATTGAGTGATGCTATTGAAGAAGGTGTAACTAAAGGCTCTA from Fusobacterium hwasookii encodes the following:
- a CDS encoding GTPase family protein; translated protein: MDDIKFNTYRENDINKKITCIGVRPLDIMITGITGAGKSTTLNAFFQKTVAIVGDGVDPETMELDAYALNNYFRIWDTPGLGDGIEIDKIHKKKITDLLHKMYFVNEHMYAFIDLVIVIIEGSTRDMGTTYTLLNEIIIPNIQKDRILVIINQADIAMKGYYWDNITKSPDPQLISFLNEKAISVKERVKEATGVDIFTPVYYSAEYNWNVKAVFDFIIDNMPLEKRKLYSKEKNINIMITGATGCGKSSTINALFDLDIAKVGSGINLVTTTINHYDLDNLILWDTPGLGDGKEADARYTKNIINKLLEKDEKGNFLIDLVLVILDGSSRDLSISYELINNVIIPNLGENKKNRILVAINQADMAMKGRNWNYKENKPEPKLVEFLDEKVKLVSKRIKEATGLDITPIYYSAGFKEDGIKQNPYNLSKLLYYIIKHTPKEKRTSYAQNINQNTEMWIDSDGLKNYKEGVFD
- a CDS encoding phosphatidate cytidylyltransferase codes for the protein MLLLMLVVDILALIILFFIRNKISDKKFINIKQRIFTWFIIIILFYLGSKDRIYMLILFGLISILSFKEFLQFAYIKYDNELILSSFIVNLAFYIGIYFRNFYVLLILFIFICLRYYKRTFIIFAFFITSYLIGSISYIDDLNFIINYLILIELNDVFQYISGNIFGERKITPNISPNKTVEGLIGGIILTTLTASLLKYFANIDFQVKFIPYICLIGFLGDIFISALKRRVNLKDSGNLLLGHGGILDRVDSLIFTAPLILLIFKL
- a CDS encoding GTPase; translated protein: MRDKKSIFEEMENDIMKSNVPEKDKIKMMKNLSNLKEQKINLMITGGTGSGKSSTINALFDIEVAKVGIGVKPETKKITRYDLDNLILWDTPGLGDGKEADARYTKDIINKLLEKDQKGNFLIDLVLVILEGSSRDLVLLII
- a CDS encoding GTPase family protein; translated protein: MEKNILDKMEENIDKTDINETEKNELKKNFLHLKEQKLNLMITGATGAGKSSTINALFNMEVAKVGVTSDPETMEITNYTLGNLVLWDTPGLGDGKEADAKHTKNIINKLLEKDEKGNLLIDLVLVILDGSSRDLGTSYELINNVIIPNLGEDKNRVLIAINQADIAMKGRYWNHEENKPEPELVEFLEQKVKSVHERIKEGTGLDITPIYYSAGFKEEGGSQEKPYNLSKLLYYIIRLTPKNKRLPYIENINKNPAMWEDDDNLKNYKKDIISELSDAIEEGVTKGSSIGGTIGELILGEKGKTIGKIAGAAAGAVTGLVVGGLKIIFNL